Proteins encoded in a region of the Macaca mulatta isolate MMU2019108-1 chromosome X, T2T-MMU8v2.0, whole genome shotgun sequence genome:
- the LOC106995258 gene encoding TLR adapter interacting with SLC15A4 on the lysosome-like, whose translation MLGEAFLIDLLYKEQKYAKFCKPFMCKKTEKETWKKKILDREENSLSSAEMENQETARKESVTEQNDDTDQIKSVDETTVAKCKGIPLPGNVSVALPISKREQHDQRQPDLCRSWLCMSICHNYPDLQIGGDDMKNICDSDCFMEHTHNDVFNGPLLFSVGMPLGHSPVIGPLETLPTSTLLNGDESQEKSMLFQKQPLSNSMLNTYMERKVDELYKQLLEENLTRCHSITNLMASNLLMNTVNYTSLQISQEQNVELWKDQEAILHSLPLCNLCNSSHGKSSEFSTPNLQISNQTVRELL comes from the coding sequence ATGCTTGGAGAAGCTTTCTTAATTGATCTTCTatacaaagaacagaaatatgCAAAATTTTGCAAACCATTTATGTGTAAGAAGACTGAAAAGGAAACTTGGAAAAAGAAGATTTTAGATAGAGAAGAAAATTCACTTTCCTCTGCTGAGATGGAAAATCAAGAAACAGCtagaaaagaaagtgtaacaGAGCAAAATGATGATACAGATCAAATAAAATCTGTGGATGAAACAACCGTAGCAAAATGCAAAGGTATACCTCTTCCAGGAAATGTGTCAGTTGCATTGCCCATTTCAAAGAGAGAACAACATGATCAAAGACAACCAGATTTATGTAGATCATGGTTGTGTATGAGTATTTGCCACAATTATCCTGACCTACAGATTGGAGGTGACGACATGAAGAACATATGTGATTCAGACTGCTTTATGGAACACACACATAATGATGTTTTTAATGGTccccttttattttcagttggtATGCCACTGGGTCATTCTCCTGTCATTGGGCCTCTAGAGACATTACCTACCTCAACATTATTGAACGGGGATGAAAGCCAAGAAAAAAGTATGTTGTTTCAAAAACAGCCCCTCTCTAATTCTATGCTTAATACTTATATGGAAAGAAAGGTGGACGAGCTCTACAAACAATTATTGGAAGAAAATCTCACCAGATGCCACTCTATAACCAATCTTATGGCTTCCAATTTGTTAATGAATACTGTAAATTACACCAGCCTTCAAATCTCTCAAGAGCAGAACGTTGAATTATGGAAAGATCAGGAAGCTATCCTACACTCTCTACCACTATGTAATCTCTGTAACAGTTCTCATGGAAAGAGTTCTGAATTCAGTACTCCTAACTTACAAATATCAAACCAGACAGTTAGGGAACTTCTATGA